The Stenotrophomonas rhizophila genome has a window encoding:
- the ung gene encoding uracil-DNA glycosylase, which yields MNDDVHPTIQLEPSWKARIGDYLLRPEMRDLAAFLRQRKAAGAHVFPPGPQIFAAFDATPFDQVKVVILGQDPYHGAGQAHGLSFSVMPGVPVPPSLLNMYKELEADLGLPRPDHGCLLPWARRGVLLLNAVLTVEEGQAGSHQKRGWEGFTDHVVDTLNREREGLVFLLWGSYAQQKGKVIDTGRHRVLKAPHPSPLSAHRGFLGCRHFSSANQYLERRGLGGIDWSLPPMSV from the coding sequence ATGAACGACGACGTACACCCGACCATCCAGCTTGAACCGAGCTGGAAGGCGCGTATTGGCGATTACCTGCTGCGCCCCGAGATGCGCGACCTGGCGGCCTTCCTGCGCCAGCGCAAGGCGGCCGGCGCGCACGTGTTCCCGCCAGGCCCACAGATCTTTGCCGCGTTCGACGCCACCCCGTTCGACCAGGTCAAGGTAGTCATCCTGGGCCAGGATCCGTACCACGGTGCGGGCCAGGCCCACGGCCTGAGCTTCTCGGTGATGCCCGGCGTGCCGGTGCCGCCGTCGCTGTTGAACATGTACAAGGAACTGGAAGCCGACCTCGGCCTGCCACGCCCGGACCATGGCTGCCTGCTGCCGTGGGCCCGCCGTGGCGTGCTGCTGCTCAACGCGGTGCTGACCGTCGAAGAGGGGCAGGCCGGCTCCCACCAGAAACGCGGCTGGGAAGGCTTCACCGACCACGTCGTGGACACCCTCAACCGCGAGCGCGAGGGCCTGGTGTTCCTGCTGTGGGGCAGCTACGCCCAGCAGAAGGGCAAGGTGATCGATACCGGCCGCCACCGCGTGCTCAAGGCACCGCATCCGTCGCCGTTGTCGGCGCATCGCGGTTTCCTGGGATGCCGACACTTCTCGTCGGCCAACCAGTACCTGGAGCGACGCGGCCTGGGCGGCATCGACTGGTCGTTGCCGCCGATGTCGGTGTAA
- the ftsX gene encoding permease-like cell division protein FtsX, whose protein sequence is MSTATNKEAAAPSRLGVWLHHHGHSVVFSLGRAWRKPWATLLTVMVMALALALPLGLSIALDNLKHFAGSVQQSRDINLFLKTDVAAAAARQVADTLRGRADVAGVTLRSPDEGLAELRDSAGLGEAIDALHDNPLPSLLIITPANGTDDARLAQSLEGMPQADLVQHDALWRKRLDAWLGFGTRLVQVLSVLLGLGAALVVGNTVRLDIQARRDEIGVLQLLGASDGFIRRPFLYLGAWYGLGAGALALALVGGAGLALRPPLAALSQSYASPFVLHGLDLLHSSLVLVGTVVLGWLGAWLVTGHFLRQTRPTET, encoded by the coding sequence ATGAGTACCGCCACCAACAAGGAAGCCGCGGCGCCGTCGCGCCTGGGCGTGTGGTTGCACCACCACGGCCACAGCGTGGTGTTCAGCCTGGGCCGTGCCTGGCGCAAGCCGTGGGCCACGCTGTTGACCGTGATGGTGATGGCGCTCGCCCTGGCCCTGCCGCTGGGCCTGTCGATCGCGCTGGACAACCTCAAGCATTTCGCCGGCAGCGTGCAGCAGTCGCGCGACATCAACCTGTTCCTGAAGACCGACGTCGCCGCCGCCGCCGCCCGTCAGGTCGCCGACACGCTGCGCGGTCGCGCGGATGTGGCCGGGGTGACCCTGCGCTCGCCGGACGAAGGTCTGGCCGAGCTGCGCGACAGCGCCGGGCTGGGCGAAGCCATCGATGCGCTGCACGACAACCCGTTGCCCTCGCTGCTGATCATCACCCCGGCCAACGGTACCGACGACGCACGCCTGGCGCAGTCGCTGGAAGGCATGCCGCAGGCCGATCTGGTCCAGCACGATGCGCTGTGGCGCAAGCGCCTGGATGCCTGGCTGGGCTTCGGCACGCGCCTGGTGCAGGTGCTGTCGGTGCTGCTGGGCCTGGGCGCGGCGCTGGTGGTCGGCAACACGGTGCGGCTGGATATCCAGGCGCGCCGCGACGAAATCGGCGTGCTGCAGCTGCTGGGCGCCAGCGATGGGTTCATCCGCCGCCCGTTCCTTTACCTGGGCGCGTGGTACGGGCTGGGTGCCGGTGCGCTGGCCCTGGCGCTGGTCGGTGGGGCAGGGCTCGCGCTGCGCCCGCCACTGGCCGCGCTGTCGCAGAGCTATGCCAGCCCCTTCGTGCTGCATGGGCTGGACCTGTTGCATTCTTCGCTCGTGCTGGTCGGCACTGTCGTGCTGGGCTGGCTGGGCGCGTGGCTGGTGACGGGGCATTTCCTGCGCCAGACCCGTCCGACCGAAACCTGA
- the ftsE gene encoding cell division ATP-binding protein FtsE: MSVLRFDNVSKHYAGGHQALVDVSFDVAPGEMLFVTGHSGAGKSTLLKLIHLDERPSRGAVVFDERNLLKVRGGDIPHHRRAVGAVYQDHRLLMDRSIAENVALPLILRGTRRGDIGKRVRSVLERMGLGHREKALPSQLSAGEQQRVGIARAIVGEPKLLVADEPTGNLDPTLAAEIMALFAELPERGTSVLVVSHDLALLRAMRKRVLILDHGKLIDDISPQDLAE, translated from the coding sequence ATGAGCGTCCTGCGTTTTGACAATGTCAGCAAACACTATGCGGGCGGCCACCAGGCTCTGGTGGACGTCAGCTTCGATGTCGCGCCCGGTGAAATGCTGTTCGTGACCGGGCACTCCGGCGCCGGCAAGAGCACCCTGCTCAAGTTGATCCACCTCGACGAACGGCCCAGCCGTGGCGCGGTGGTGTTCGACGAGCGCAACCTGCTCAAGGTGCGCGGCGGCGATATCCCGCACCACCGTCGCGCGGTGGGTGCGGTCTACCAGGACCATCGCCTGCTGATGGACCGCAGCATTGCCGAAAACGTGGCCCTGCCGCTGATCCTGCGCGGTACCCGGCGGGGCGATATCGGCAAGCGCGTGCGTTCGGTGCTCGAGCGCATGGGCCTTGGCCATCGGGAAAAGGCGCTGCCGTCGCAGCTGTCGGCGGGTGAGCAGCAGCGCGTGGGCATCGCCCGTGCGATCGTCGGCGAGCCCAAGCTGCTGGTGGCCGACGAACCCACCGGCAACCTCGATCCGACCCTGGCCGCTGAAATCATGGCGCTGTTCGCCGAACTGCCCGAGCGCGGCACCAGCGTGCTGGTGGTCAGCCACGACCTGGCGCTGCTGCGCGCCATGCGCAAGCGCGTGCTGATCCTGGACCACGGCAAGCTCATTGACGACATCTCGCCGCAGGACCTGGCCGAATGA
- a CDS encoding helix-turn-helix domain-containing protein, with protein MSDRIRGARTSAGLSQSQLANETGVKRSAVAQWERKEGTHPSVEHLARIAVVTQVRFEWLATGRGCGKADGGELSAAAPTADYARNDLEGNILSLFRRLPPRKRQVAQSIIEMLGV; from the coding sequence ATGTCAGACCGGATCCGTGGGGCGCGGACCAGTGCAGGGCTGTCGCAATCGCAACTCGCGAATGAGACTGGCGTGAAAAGAAGTGCGGTAGCGCAATGGGAAAGAAAGGAGGGCACGCATCCGAGCGTGGAGCACCTGGCCCGCATTGCAGTGGTGACGCAGGTGCGTTTCGAGTGGCTGGCCACCGGGCGGGGCTGCGGCAAGGCCGATGGCGGCGAGTTGAGCGCGGCGGCGCCCACCGCCGATTACGCGCGCAACGACCTGGAGGGCAACATCCTGTCGCTGTTCCGGCGCCTGCCGCCGCGCAAGCGGCAGGTGGCGCAATCCATCATCGAAATGCTGGGTGTGTAG
- a CDS encoding response regulator, with product MRPQVLKHLVDDAPRVMVVDGSKLVRKLIADVLQRELPAVEVVGCASIEDARMALAAGPVNLVTTSLTLSDGDGLDLARLVRETAGQAYVPVIVVSGDAQQHLEQRRFTDYVTDYFDKALGHEALATFIRGYVQPETIPGATILYVEDSRVVAEATKRMLERQSLNVLHVMTAEEAFALLTAESLGRSSHRIDLVLTDVTLKGELSGLDVVERVRVDFGYGKRRLPVLVMTGDGNPLNQSGLLQAGANDLVQKPIEERLLVTKVLFQLRLSRLNDKPLVR from the coding sequence ATGCGTCCGCAAGTACTGAAGCACCTGGTCGACGACGCACCACGCGTCATGGTGGTCGATGGTTCCAAGCTGGTCCGCAAGCTCATCGCCGACGTGTTGCAGCGCGAGCTGCCGGCGGTCGAGGTGGTGGGCTGCGCCAGCATTGAAGACGCGCGCATGGCGTTGGCGGCCGGTCCGGTCAACCTGGTCACCACCTCGCTGACGCTCAGTGATGGCGACGGCCTGGACCTGGCCCGGCTGGTACGCGAAACCGCCGGGCAGGCCTACGTGCCGGTGATCGTGGTTTCCGGTGATGCCCAGCAGCACCTTGAGCAGCGCCGTTTCACCGATTACGTCACCGATTATTTCGACAAGGCGCTGGGCCATGAAGCCCTGGCGACGTTCATCCGTGGCTATGTGCAGCCGGAAACCATTCCCGGCGCCACCATCCTGTACGTGGAAGACAGCCGCGTGGTCGCCGAAGCGACCAAGCGCATGCTCGAACGGCAGAGCCTGAACGTGCTGCACGTGATGACCGCCGAAGAGGCGTTCGCGCTGCTTACCGCCGAATCGCTGGGGCGCAGCAGCCACCGCATCGACCTGGTGCTCACCGACGTCACCCTGAAGGGCGAGCTGAGTGGGCTGGATGTGGTCGAGCGCGTGCGCGTGGACTTCGGCTACGGCAAGCGGCGCCTGCCGGTGCTGGTGATGACCGGCGACGGCAACCCGCTCAACCAGTCCGGGCTGCTGCAGGCCGGCGCCAATGACCTGGTGCAGAAGCCGATCGAAGAACGCCTGCTGGTCACCAAGGTGCTGTTTCAGCTGCGCCTGTCACGCCTCAACGACAAACCCCTGGTGCGATGA
- a CDS encoding DUF11 domain-containing protein: protein MDWNHIAGADVNLNALLTRLNGGVAVSDPSQVLNANITLGQLQAALVSVLQADGNTLAANALNLLTPSLSGLTGNIRLADLLQVSLPPGSLANVNLDVLDLITGGVQLYNFRNVVTTPTPITLTTAQLAPLGLGGLANVRVWAQVVEPPTYNCGPVGTGFHSAAIRLKFDFDIAQGLTIAPLVNALNGLNIAGLVSLSGTTITASLLHLSVYADIARAEGTINAVNLASSAVTLQARPGLVNLYIGTISDAVFFNRTAVLTPASVTPINATTLNVTVAVSLLSALKVADVDVPLTVSLRAVATGTPSTQSVVFTGPYPQTRTLSAGTVSATALVTSLVNSLDISITSGTPVVRLVNNLVQLPLPVNSIVNAVVQTLLPVLRPVVNTVVAPVLSAVLGGVVDNLLGLLGIRIGQAVFTVESISQSCAATVQLVKTLAPTTDPGLFNLSVAQGATVLASVANVGNNGATTAVVTTPGAVYTLAETAGTATVLARYASTWECKDQAGTTLTSGTGQNFNFTSPALSAQPLNVVCRITNRTRQADLSITKSDGSGSYTPGGTASYVITVSNAGPDPVTAAQVTDTLPAGATLSAPWSCIASAGSVCSAASGGAAGTNGVSLGVDLINGGQATITVPVIFSADPAAY, encoded by the coding sequence GTGGACTGGAACCACATCGCCGGTGCCGATGTGAATCTCAATGCCCTGCTGACCCGCCTCAACGGGGGTGTCGCGGTCAGCGACCCCAGCCAGGTGCTCAACGCCAACATCACCCTGGGCCAGCTGCAGGCCGCGCTGGTTTCGGTGCTCCAGGCTGACGGCAACACGCTGGCCGCCAACGCACTCAACCTGCTTACGCCATCGCTCAGCGGCCTGACCGGCAACATCCGCCTGGCCGACCTGCTGCAGGTGAGCCTGCCGCCCGGCTCGCTGGCCAACGTCAACCTGGACGTCCTGGACCTGATCACCGGTGGCGTGCAGCTGTACAACTTCCGCAACGTGGTGACCACGCCCACCCCGATCACCCTGACCACCGCGCAGCTCGCGCCGCTGGGGCTCGGCGGCCTGGCCAACGTCCGCGTCTGGGCGCAGGTGGTCGAACCGCCCACCTACAACTGCGGCCCGGTCGGTACCGGCTTCCACAGTGCCGCGATCCGACTGAAGTTCGACTTCGATATCGCCCAGGGCCTGACCATCGCGCCGCTGGTGAATGCACTCAATGGGCTGAACATTGCCGGGCTGGTGTCGCTGTCCGGCACCACCATCACCGCGTCGCTGCTGCACCTGTCGGTCTATGCCGACATCGCCCGCGCCGAAGGCACCATCAATGCCGTCAACCTGGCGAGCAGTGCGGTGACCCTGCAGGCCCGTCCGGGCCTGGTCAACCTGTACATCGGCACCATCAGCGATGCCGTGTTCTTCAACCGCACCGCAGTGCTGACCCCCGCCAGCGTCACCCCGATCAATGCGACCACGCTCAACGTAACCGTCGCGGTAAGCCTGCTTTCCGCGCTGAAGGTGGCCGACGTCGACGTGCCGCTGACGGTGTCGCTGCGGGCGGTTGCCACGGGGACGCCGTCGACGCAGTCGGTGGTGTTCACTGGACCCTACCCACAGACGCGCACGCTTTCGGCCGGCACCGTCAGTGCCACCGCACTGGTCACCAGCCTGGTCAACAGCCTGGACATCAGCATCACCAGTGGCACGCCGGTGGTGCGGTTGGTCAACAACCTCGTGCAGTTGCCGCTGCCCGTGAACAGCATCGTCAATGCGGTGGTGCAGACACTCCTGCCGGTCCTGCGGCCGGTCGTAAACACGGTGGTGGCGCCGGTGCTGAGCGCGGTGCTGGGCGGCGTGGTGGACAACCTGCTGGGCCTGCTCGGCATCCGCATCGGCCAGGCCGTGTTCACCGTGGAAAGCATTTCGCAGAGCTGCGCGGCTACCGTGCAGCTGGTCAAGACGCTGGCGCCGACCACCGACCCGGGGCTGTTCAACCTCAGTGTGGCGCAGGGCGCCACGGTACTGGCCAGCGTGGCCAATGTCGGCAACAACGGCGCCACCACCGCAGTGGTCACCACGCCCGGCGCGGTCTACACCCTGGCTGAAACCGCAGGCACCGCCACGGTGCTTGCGCGTTACGCCAGCACTTGGGAGTGCAAGGACCAGGCCGGCACCACGCTGACCAGCGGTACCGGGCAGAACTTCAATTTCACCTCGCCGGCATTGTCGGCGCAGCCGCTCAACGTGGTGTGCCGCATCACCAACCGCACGCGCCAGGCCGATCTGTCGATCACCAAGTCCGATGGCAGCGGTTCCTATACCCCCGGCGGAACCGCCAGCTACGTCATCACCGTCAGCAATGCCGGGCCCGATCCGGTCACGGCGGCGCAGGTGACCGACACCTTGCCGGCCGGCGCCACGCTGAGCGCGCCATGGAGCTGCATCGCGTCGGCGGGAAGCGTCTGCAGCGCCGCCAGTGGCGGTGCGGCGGGAACCAATGGGGTGAGCCTGGGTGTGGACCTGATCAACGGCGGGCAGGCAACGATCACCGTGCCGGTGATCTTCAGCGCCGACCCTGCCGCGTACTAG
- the rhlB gene encoding ATP-dependent RNA helicase RhlB gives MSDKPLTDLTFSSFELHPALQAGLEGAGFTRCTPIQALTLPVALPGGDVAGQAQTGTGKTLAFLVAVVNRLLTRPALADRKPEDPRALILAPTRELAIQIHKDAVKFGSDLGLRFALVYGGVDYDKQRELLQQGVDVIIATPGRLIDYVKQHKVVSLHACEICVLDEADRMFDLGFIKDIRFLLRRMPERTTRQTLLFSATLSHRVLELAYEHMNEPQKLVVESESITAARVRQRIYFPADEEKIPLLLGLLSRSEGARTMVFVNTKVFVERVARSLEKAGYRVGVLSGDVPQKKRESLLNRFQKGQLEILVATDVAARGLHIDGIKYVYNYDLPFDAEDYVHRIGRTARLGEEGDAISFACERYAMGLPDIEAYIEQKIPVEAVTSEILTALPRPERAPAAPGEEGDENESVGQIFREAREARAAEEERRGGGRSSSGSRSGGGRGERSGERSGERRPRGPRKPRVEGEQPAVAVEGAAPVEAAKPAQAPRPPRAEGAPEGAAEGERAPRKRRRRRHGRPVEGAEGAAQSVTPVQVTAKPMRNTAPAADPGAGFLTRIGRKIRRMLSGG, from the coding sequence ATGAGCGACAAACCGCTGACCGATTTGACCTTCTCCTCCTTCGAGCTGCATCCGGCCCTGCAGGCTGGCCTTGAAGGCGCTGGTTTTACCCGCTGCACCCCGATCCAGGCGCTGACCCTGCCCGTGGCACTGCCCGGCGGCGATGTCGCCGGCCAGGCCCAGACCGGTACCGGCAAGACGCTGGCGTTCCTGGTGGCCGTGGTGAACCGGCTGCTGACCCGCCCGGCGCTGGCCGACCGCAAGCCGGAAGACCCGCGCGCGCTGATCCTGGCGCCCACCCGCGAACTGGCCATCCAGATCCACAAGGATGCGGTGAAGTTCGGCTCGGACCTCGGCCTGCGCTTTGCGCTGGTCTACGGCGGCGTGGATTACGACAAGCAGCGCGAACTGCTGCAGCAGGGCGTGGACGTGATCATCGCCACCCCGGGCCGCCTGATCGATTACGTCAAGCAGCACAAGGTGGTCTCGCTGCACGCCTGCGAAATCTGCGTGCTCGACGAAGCCGACCGCATGTTCGACCTGGGCTTCATCAAGGACATCCGCTTCCTGCTGCGCCGCATGCCCGAGCGCACCACCCGGCAGACCCTGCTGTTCAGCGCCACGCTCAGCCACCGCGTGCTGGAGCTGGCCTATGAGCACATGAACGAGCCGCAGAAGCTGGTGGTGGAAAGCGAATCGATCACCGCCGCGCGCGTGCGCCAGCGCATCTACTTCCCGGCCGACGAAGAGAAGATCCCGCTGCTGCTGGGCCTGCTCTCGCGCAGCGAAGGCGCGCGCACCATGGTGTTCGTCAACACCAAGGTGTTCGTGGAGCGCGTGGCGCGCTCGCTTGAGAAGGCCGGCTACCGCGTCGGCGTGCTCTCCGGCGATGTGCCGCAGAAGAAGCGCGAGAGCCTGCTCAACCGCTTCCAGAAGGGCCAGCTGGAAATCCTGGTGGCCACCGATGTTGCCGCGCGCGGCCTGCACATCGACGGCATCAAGTACGTTTACAACTACGACCTGCCGTTCGACGCCGAAGACTACGTGCACCGCATCGGCCGTACCGCCCGCCTGGGCGAGGAAGGCGATGCGATCAGCTTCGCCTGCGAACGCTACGCGATGGGCCTGCCGGACATCGAGGCCTACATCGAGCAGAAGATCCCGGTGGAAGCGGTCACCAGCGAAATCCTGACCGCGCTGCCGCGTCCGGAACGCGCGCCGGCCGCGCCGGGCGAGGAAGGCGACGAGAACGAAAGCGTCGGCCAGATCTTCCGCGAAGCGCGCGAAGCCCGCGCCGCCGAGGAAGAGCGTCGCGGCGGCGGTCGGTCGTCCAGCGGCAGCCGTTCCGGCGGTGGCCGGGGCGAGCGCAGTGGTGAGCGCAGCGGCGAACGCCGTCCGCGTGGCCCGCGCAAGCCGCGCGTGGAAGGCGAGCAGCCCGCTGTGGCCGTGGAAGGCGCTGCACCGGTGGAGGCTGCAAAGCCTGCCCAGGCGCCGCGTCCGCCGCGCGCGGAAGGTGCGCCGGAAGGTGCGGCCGAGGGCGAGCGTGCACCGCGCAAGCGCCGCCGTCGTCGCCACGGTCGTCCGGTGGAAGGTGCCGAGGGTGCCGCGCAGTCGGTCACGCCGGTGCAGGTCACCGCCAAGCCGATGCGCAACACCGCGCCGGCCGCGGACCCGGGTGCAGGCTTCCTGACCCGCATCGGCCGCAAGATCCGCCGCATGCTGTCGGGCGGTTGA